Genomic window (Thermincola ferriacetica):
TGCCAGAAGTGACCCGCCTGGTCGGTATGTTCCACTTCTATATCAGATATGGTGGTACGGCAGTTGGTACACCAGTTGATGATATAGTTATCCCGATATATGAGCCCTTTTTTGTAAAGATCAACAAAAACTTTTTGTACGGCGCGGGAGCAGCCCTCATCCATCGTAAACCTTTCCCGCTCCCAGTCACAGGATGAGCCAAGACTTCTTAACTGGGTGGCTATCCGGTTGTGATAAAACTCCTTCCATTGCCATACCCGCTCCAAAAATTTATCCCTGCCCAGGTCGTATTTGGAGAGGCCCTCCTTGGCCAGTTGTTCTTCCACCTTGGCCTGGGTAGCTATCCCGGCATGGTCGGTCCCGGGCAGCCAAAGGGCATTATATCCCTGCATACGGCGCCACCTGGTCAGAATATCCTGCAGGGTATTATCTATAGCATGTCCCATATGCAACGCCCCGGTTACATTGGGCGGAGGCATAACAATGGCGAAAGGCTTCTTTTCAGGATTTACTTCCGCATGAAAAAAGCCATTATCCTCCCAAAATTTATACCACTTTTTTTCAACTTCCCCAGGGTTGTAAGTAGTGGGCAAGTTCTTTTCCGCGCTCATGCTTCATCCTCCTTAAGTATAAAATGGCTTATCACCGTCCGTTAAACAAAAAAACTTTTCATCCGTTTAAGGACGAAAAGCTCATTTCCGCGGTACCACCTTACTTCACAAGCGTTGTAGCGCCTGGAACTCTTTGGCTGTAACGGGCTGACCCGGTAAAGCTTACATAAGGGAGGGTTAATCCTTCCTCTTCAGCCTTACAGCTCCAGGGCGACGTTCAAAAGCCTTTTTCCCGGGGGCCTTTCAGCCAAGGGCACCCCTCTCTTTGGAGAAAGTACCTTTTACTCTTCCCTGTCATTGCCTGCAATATCCATTAACGTATATATATTATACTAATTATTGGCTCGATGTCAACCCGGACGGCTTAATAATGGGCCTTGAGAACAAGGGCTATAAATAAGCTGTAGAATAACCCTCCTACCAGAAGTGTATATGCCCGCAGACGTTTCTTTGTTACAAGGTAAATAAGGATAATTCCGGCTGAAGCCAGGGCGATCACTGCAGACATAAAAGCTGCCGGTGTCAGGGCCCACGGGGTCAGTGCAATCCCGATAGCCGGTATTATGGAACTCTGAAAAACCATAGCCCCGGTTATATTGCCCAGGGCCAAGGTATCTTTACCCCTGCTGACCCAGATAATACTATTAAATTTTTCCGGCAGTTCAGTGGCTATAGGGGTTACAATTACCGAAAGCACAAAAGGCGCAATACCCAAAGTCACAGCAACTTTTTCCATATTATGCACAAACACCTCGGCCCCACCCAAAATTCCGGCAATGGCCAGCCCCAACTGCAGCAACACTATGCGCAGACGGGGATACGAGCGGTTTTTGGCCAGTATTAAGGGAGCGATACTGGTTTCCCCCAGTTGGTCGCCATCTTTTATAGTGCGTATGACATAAACGCAATAAGCCAGGATTAAAACCAAAGCTATTATCTTTTTGAAAGTATGCCTGGTCAACAGCGAAGCCACAATGGCTCCTGAATATACTATAAGAAAAAAGGTCAGGTCCCTTTTCATGAGAGAATCGTCAACGAGCATAGTCGTCCGCCTTTTACCCATAAAGGCTAAAGCAAGAGCAGCGCTGCCCGTGACAAACATGGCCAGGGTACCCAGCATAAAGGGCGCGCCCAGAATGGCCCCTATACCGATTTCCTGGGCGGCAGCAGAATGGCCAAAGACTATGGCAATAATGGGAATAAGGGTTTCCGGCAGGGCAGTACCTACGGCTGCCAAAATGCTGCCGACAGCTCCCTCTGATAATTTCAGCATTTTACCCAACCATTCAACAGCGTTTGTGAACAATTCCGCGCTTAATAAAATAACCCCCAGGCTGATTAACAGTAACGCAACGTTTACCATAGACGCACCCCTTTTCCGCAGGCTATTAATAGGGTATGCTGCGGCTGCAAATGCCATGTCAGGAAAAGCCTGTAAACTCCAAAGCCGGCCACCGTCCGATAAAGCGATGACCGGCTATTGTTATCCCTTAAAAACAGCATTGCAATCTGCTACTTT
Coding sequences:
- a CDS encoding sodium:calcium antiporter; protein product: MVNVALLLISLGVILLSAELFTNAVEWLGKMLKLSEGAVGSILAAVGTALPETLIPIIAIVFGHSAAAQEIGIGAILGAPFMLGTLAMFVTGSAALALAFMGKRRTTMLVDDSLMKRDLTFFLIVYSGAIVASLLTRHTFKKIIALVLILAYCVYVIRTIKDGDQLGETSIAPLILAKNRSYPRLRIVLLQLGLAIAGILGGAEVFVHNMEKVAVTLGIAPFVLSVIVTPIATELPEKFNSIIWVSRGKDTLALGNITGAMVFQSSIIPAIGIALTPWALTPAAFMSAVIALASAGIILIYLVTKKRLRAYTLLVGGLFYSLFIALVLKAHY